A window of Bombyx mori chromosome 2, ASM3026992v2 contains these coding sequences:
- the LOC101741519 gene encoding BTB/POZ domain-containing protein 10 translates to MSDSQAHGEAMSDRRSFFYPDSSSGSEEYNRDAEERRRRLSKRSGVSNRPRAPTMQSGACSSSNPMPSTSSAQEPPKNAPKHQLGDDRITLVVDNTRFVVDPSQFTAHPNTMLGRMFSSGIEFTHPNERGEYEVAEGISATVFRAILEYYRGGTIRCPPTVSVQELREACDYLLVPFDANTVRCQNLRGLLHELSNEGARRQFESFLERLVLPLMVESARRGDRECHVVVLLDDDAVDWDEEYPPQMGDEYSQTVLSTPLYRFFKYIENRDVAKQVMKERGLKKIRLGVEGYPTYKEKVRKRPGGRAEVIYNYVQRPFIHMSWEKEEAKSRHVDFQCFKSKSVTNLAEATADPVIELVPVARREEEGGEVNDPPEEE, encoded by the exons ATGTCTGACTCTCAGGCACATGGTGAGGCAATGAGTGATCGCAGGTCGTTTTTCTATCCTGATAGCAGCAGTGGCTCGGAAGAGTACAACAGAGACGCGGAGGAGCGTCGGAGACGTCTCTCAAAGCGATCTGGAGTATCGAACAGGCCCCGCGCTCCTACAATGCAGTCCGGGGCGTGTTCGTCTAGTAACCCGATGCCATCGACCTCTTCAGCTCAGGAACCTCCGAAAAACGCTCCGAAGCACCAACTCGGAGATGACCGAATCACGTTGGTCGTGGACAATACGAGGTTTGTCGTCGATCCTTCTCAGTTCACGGCGCATCCCAACACAATGCTTGGGAGAATGTTTAGTTCTG GGATAGAATTTACACATCCAAATGAAAGAGGCGAATATGAAGTAGCTGAAGGTATCTCCGCGACCGTATTCAGAGCTATACTGGAATATTACCGAGGAGGTACAATTCGCTGTCCCCCCACGGTGTCTGTGCAAGAGCTGCGAGAGGCCTGTGATTATTTGTTGGTGCCTTTTGATGCTAACACAGTGAGGTGCCAG AACCTCCGTGGCTTATTACATGAGCTATCCAATGAAGGTGCCCGCCGTCAGTTTGAATCGTTCTTGGAGCGTCTCGTACTCCCGCTGATGGTGGAGTCTGCTCGGCGCGGAGACCGCGAGTGTCACGTGGTGGTGTTGCTCGATGATGATGCTGTGGACTGGGACGAGGAATATCCTCCCCAGATGGGAGACGAATACAGTCAGACTGTGCTGTCCACACCGTTGTATAGGTTCTTCAAGTATATTGAGAATCG ggACGTAGCAAAACAAGTAATGAAGGAGAGAGGACTAAAAAAGATAAGGCTTGGCGTCGAAGGGTACCCGACTTACAAGGAGAAAGTTCGCAAACGTCCCGGCGGCAGAGCTGAAGTCATCTACAATTATGTCCAGAGACCGTTCATCCACATGTCCTGGGAGAAGGAGGAAGCAAAGAGCCGCCACGTAGACTTCCAGTGCTTCAAGTCGAAATCCGTCACAAACCTCGCTGAAGCTACAGCGGATCCTGTCATAGAATTAGTGCCGGTAGCGAGGAGAGAAGAAGAAGGTGGAGAAGTGAATGATCCGCCAGAGGAAGAGTGA